One region of Gossypium raimondii isolate GPD5lz chromosome 6, ASM2569854v1, whole genome shotgun sequence genomic DNA includes:
- the LOC105773417 gene encoding EG45-like domain containing protein isoform X2, with protein MDIKKRLLLPFVCYFLSVSQFFHVCHGDVGTAAQYSPPYLPTACFGEDQTQFPSSNLFAAAGDGIWDNGASCGRQYLVRCISASQPGTCVPDQTIQVKIVDYAPTALSPPSAQSTTIVLSETAFGGITNIPMDSINIEFQQV; from the exons ATGGATATTAAGAAACGATTACTCCTTCCATTTGTATGCTATTTTCTTTCAGTTTCCCAGTTTTTCCACGTCTGCCATGGTGATGTTGGGACTGCTGCCCAGTACAGCCCTCCATATTTAC CTACGGCGTGCTTTGGGGAAGATCAAACCCAGTTCCCATCAAGCAATCTGTTCGCAGCAGCAGGAGATGGGATATGGGACAATGGAGCATCATGCGGAAGGCAATACCTGGTGAGATGCATAAGTGCTTCCCAGCCAGGGACTTGTGTCCCCGACCAGACTATCCAGGTCAAGATCGTTGATTATGCTCCTACCGCTCTCTCCCCACCTTCCGCTCAATCCACCACCATTGTCCTTTCCGAAACTGCTTTTGGCGGAATTACCAATATACCCATGGACTCCATCAACATTGAATTCCAACA AGTTTAG
- the LOC105773417 gene encoding EG45-like domain containing protein isoform X1: MDIKKRLLLPFVCYFLSVSQFFHVCHGDVGTAAQYSPPYLPTACFGEDQTQFPSSNLFAAAGDGIWDNGASCGRQYLVRCISASQPGTCVPDQTIQVKIVDYAPTALSPPSAQSTTIVLSETAFGGITNIPMDSINIEFQQSVSLV, translated from the exons ATGGATATTAAGAAACGATTACTCCTTCCATTTGTATGCTATTTTCTTTCAGTTTCCCAGTTTTTCCACGTCTGCCATGGTGATGTTGGGACTGCTGCCCAGTACAGCCCTCCATATTTAC CTACGGCGTGCTTTGGGGAAGATCAAACCCAGTTCCCATCAAGCAATCTGTTCGCAGCAGCAGGAGATGGGATATGGGACAATGGAGCATCATGCGGAAGGCAATACCTGGTGAGATGCATAAGTGCTTCCCAGCCAGGGACTTGTGTCCCCGACCAGACTATCCAGGTCAAGATCGTTGATTATGCTCCTACCGCTCTCTCCCCACCTTCCGCTCAATCCACCACCATTGTCCTTTCCGAAACTGCTTTTGGCGGAATTACCAATATACCCATGGACTCCATCAACATTGAATTCCAACAGTCAGTA AGTTTAGTTTAG